From the Lolium rigidum isolate FL_2022 chromosome 2, APGP_CSIRO_Lrig_0.1, whole genome shotgun sequence genome, one window contains:
- the LOC124688186 gene encoding chloride channel protein CLC-f-like isoform X2, with the protein MIILASVISSTVSHVLLGERPAFIVPAYELKSAAELPLYLILGMLCGAVSVVFGRLVVWFSRFFAYMKERFDFPIVVYPALGGLGAGLIALKYPGILYWGFTNVEEILHTGKSASAPGIWLLTQLAAAKVVATALCKGSGLVGGLYAPSLMIGAAVGAVFGGSAAYLINAAIPGSAAVAQPQAYALVGMAATLASVCSVPLTSVLLLFELTKDYRILLPLMGAVGLAIWVPSVVNQPNDGESSGFRTPMRGYSLVSAQDKRSSTLTRSDGVDELELTVSQSDLRNCGTYKEEMLLDDLKVSQAMSKGYVKVPPSATVMEALNLLNDKQQMCALVVDHEDFLEGLITLGDIRRMGLELPGETCISGDQLKSDEACSSCLTRGFEYQGSERGLLTCFPDTDLTTAKNLMEARGIKQLPVVKRGVGHRTEGKRKLVALLYYDSIGHCLREEIENWKTIYQRKEDFHVLANGHTLQ; encoded by the exons AGCTACCTCTTTATCTCATCTTAGGGATGCTTTGTGGAGCCGTCAGTGTGGTATTTGGACGGTTGGTAGTATGGTTTTCAAGATTTTTTGCATACATGAAAGAAAGGTTTGATTTTCCTATTGTAGTGTACCCTGCTTTGGGTGGGCTTGGAGCTGGCCTCATAGCTCTGAAATATCCAGGGATTTTATATTGGGGTTTTACGAATGTTGAAGAAATCTTGCATACCGGGAAAAGTGCTTCTGCTCCTGGTATCTGGTTGTTAACTCAACTTGCAGCTGCCAAGGTAGTGGCTACTGCCCTTTGCAAGGGGTCTGGTCTTGTGGGTGGGCTATATGCTCCAAGCCTGATGATCGGTGCTGCTGTTGGAGCTGTTTTTGGAGGGTCAGCTGCATACTTAATAAATGCAGCTATACCTGGTAGTGCTGCTGTTGCGCAGCCACAAGCTTATGCTCTA GTTGGGATGGCTGCTACATTGGCTTCAGTCTGTTCAGTCCCGTTGACTTCAGTGTTGCTTCTCTTTGAACTGACAAAGGATTACAGGATTTTGCTACCCCTCATG GGAGCAGTTGGACTGGCAATATGGGTTCCTTCTGTGGTGAACCAGCCAAATGACGGTGAATCTTCTGGGTTTAGAACACCCATGCGTGGTTATTCTTTAGTTTCAGCACAAGATAAAAGAAGTAGTACCTTGACGCGAAGTGATGGTGTGGATGAACTTGAGCTCACTGTCTCACAAAGTGATCTTCGTAACTGTGGTACCTACAAAGAGGAAATGCTTCTAGATGATTTGAAG GTCTCCCAGGCCATGTCAAAGGGATACGTTAAAGTTCCACCTTCTGCCACAGTGATGGAAGCTCTCAACCTGTTGAATGATAAGCAGCAAATGTGTGCCCTTGTTGTGGACCATGAAGATTTTCTTGAGGGCCTTATTACATTAGGGGATATTCGACGTATGGGTCTTGAATTACCCGGGGAAACTTGCATAAGTGGGGACCAGCTCAAGTCTGAT GAAGCCTGTTCGTCGTGTCTCACTCGAGGATTCGAGTACCAGGGGAGTGAGCGTGGATTGCTTACATGCTTTCCAGATACTGATTTGACCACTGCAAAAAACCTTATGGAGGCCAGAGGAATAAAGCAGCTGCCTGTTGTTAAGCGTGGCGTTGGGCATAGAACTGAAGGAAAGCGCAAGCTTGTTGCCCTTCTCTATTATGACTCAATTGGTCACTGCTTACG GGAGGAGATTGAGAATTGGAAAACGATATACCAAAGGAAAGAAGATTTTCATGTTTTAGCGAACGGGCACACATTACAGTGA